The Vicia villosa cultivar HV-30 ecotype Madison, WI linkage group LG1, Vvil1.0, whole genome shotgun sequence genome includes a region encoding these proteins:
- the LOC131643531 gene encoding serine/arginine-rich splicing factor RS40-like isoform X1: MKAIFCGNFEYDCRESELERLFRRYGKVDRVDMKAGFAFIYMEDERDADAAIRALDRIEFGRKGRRLRVEWTKQERGIRRPAERPKRSSRDGRPSKTLFVINFDTNHTRTRDLERHFEPYGKIVSVRIRRNFAFVQYESEDDASKALEATNMSKLLDRVISVEFAARDDDVRRNGHSPERSHDRQRDRSRDGRRSPSPYRRERGSPDYGHGPSPYKRQRSSPDYGHGNSRSRSPYRRERGSPAYVRRSISPYRRERDGSEPVRDNSRSPYHKERGRTNRSPSYSLEEGERIDPPKGHGSDHSPEEGERTDPKKDHGSDHSLEEGERIDPKKDHESDHSPYDAVKDSSENGHYKRHSTDAIGNSSPYNDSRGSPRPDAKVDPKPYNDYGGSPNTMPEPRHSPNYGGPESPIREQYRSQSQSPPAEE, encoded by the exons ATGAAAGCAATTTTCTGTGGAAATTTTGAATATGATTGCCGGGAGTCTGAGCTGGAGCGGCTTTTTAGACGATATGGCAAGGTTGATAGGGTGGATATGAAGGCTG GATTTGCTTTTATTTATATGGAAGATGAGAGAGATGCTGATGCTGCAATTCGTGCCCTCGATCGGATTGAGTTTGGTCGGAAGGGCCGTAGACTCCGTGTAGAATGGACAAAG CAAGAACGTGGTATCCGAAGGCCTGCTGAGCGCCCAAAAAGATCTTCACGTGATGGGAGACCTTCAAAGACCTTATTTGTAATTAATTTTGATACAAACCATACCAGAACAAGGGACTTGGAGAGACATTTTGAGCCATATGGTAAGATAGTCAGTGTGAGGATCAGGAggaattttgcatttgttcagtaTGAATCTGAAGATGATGCTTCCAAAGCACTGGAAGCTACAAATATGAG CAAGTTGTTGGATCGGGTTATTTCAGTTGAATTTGCTGCTAGAGATGACGATGTCAGGCGAAATGGACATAGCCCGGAGAGAAGCCATGATCGTCAGCGTGACAGAAGCCGTGATGGAAGGCGATCACCCAGTCCTTATCGTAGAGAAAGGGGTAGTCCTGATTACGGCCATGGGCCTAGTCCATATAAGAGGCAGAGGAGCAGCCCTGATTATGGGCATGGCAACAGCCGTAGTAGAAGCCCCTATCGAAGAGAGCGAGGTAGCCCTGCTTACGTGCGTCGAAGCATTAGTCCTTACAGAAGAGAGAGGGATGGTTCTGAGCCTGTTCGTGACAACAGCCGCAGTCCTTATCACAAAGAGCGGGGGAGAACCAACCGGTCTCCCTCTTATAGTCTCGAAGAAGGAGAGAGGATAGACCCTCCAAAAGGTCATGGATCTGACCATAGTCCTGAAGAGGGAGAGAGGACAGACCCTAAAAAAGATCATGGGTCTGACCATAGTCTCGAAGAGGGAGAGAGGATAGACCCTAAAAAAGATCATGAATCTGACCATAGTCCTTATGATGCTGTGAAGGATAGCTCTGAAAATGGCCATTACAAGAGGCACAGTACTGATGCAATTGGGAACTCCAGCCCATACAATGATTCTAGAGGGAGTCCTAGGCCTGATGCAAAAGTGGACCCCAAACCATACAATGATTATGGAGGGAGCCCAAATACTATGCCTGAACCCAGACACAGTCCCAACTATGGTGGTCCTGAAAGTCCCATTCGTGAACAGTATCGCAG CCAGAGCCAGTCACCCCCTGCAGAAGAATGA
- the LOC131643532 gene encoding protein DETOXIFICATION 49-like, with protein MCHQTSNLNSNPEYLVVSIKDTKEPNINNMMTNPLIQKNTNIENPFPTIQIQKTHLRATFKEVISISKIAFPMIFTGLLLYCRSMISMLFLGHLGELALAGGSLAVGFANITGYSILSGLAVGMEPICGQAFGAKRFTLLGLCLQKTILLLLLTSIPISILWLYTKHILLLCGQDESIATQAQSYLLYSIPDLLAQSFLHPLRIYLRSQSITLPLTLCATLAIFLHIPINYFLVSHLNMGIKGVALSGVWTNFNLVASLILYIVFSGTHKKTWGGFSSQCFKQWKSLLNLAIPSCLSVCLEWWWYEIMILLCGLLINPRATVASMGILIQTTSLLYIFPSSISFSVSTRVGNKLGAQKPSKAKLSAIVGLSCSFIIGLFALVFSIMVRNIWASMFTQDKEIIKITSLVLPLIGLCELGNCPQTTGCGVLRGTARPKVGANINFGSFYIVGMPVAIWLAFYVGFDFQGLWLGLLVAQGTCAVTMLVVLSQTDWDCEALRAKKLTGLGSTSDVNVVVDDSKEVEAEKLLKPEIKEDSS; from the coding sequence ATGTGTCATCAAACTTCTAACCTCAATTCAAATCCTGAATATCTAGTAGTTTCAATCAAAGACACAAAAGAAccaaacatcaacaacatgatgACCAATCCACTTATccaaaaaaacacaaacatagaGAATCCATTTCCAACTATACAAATCCAAAAAACCCATCTTAGAGCTACCTTCAAAGAAGTTATTTCTATATCCAAAATTGCTTTTCCCATGATCTTCACCGGCCTCTTACTATATTGTCGTTCAATGATCTCTATGCTCTTTCTAGGCCACCTCGGCGAACTCGCCTTAGCAGGCGGTTCGCTCGCGGTCGGCTTCGCTAACATTACCGGTTACTCGATCCTCTCCGGTCTCGCCGTTGGAATGGAGCCTATTTGTGGACAAGCCTTTGGTGCCAAAAGGTTCACTCTTCTCGGTCTATGCCTACAAAAAACCATTCTCTTACTACTCTTAACCTCAATCCCCATTTCAATACTTTGGCTTTACACAAAACATATCCTTCTTTTATGTGGCCAAGATGAATCTATAGCAACACAAGCCCAATCATATCTTCTATATTCCATTCCCGATCTCTTAGCACAATCTTTCTTACACCCTTTAAGAATCTACCTTAGAAGCCAATCCATTACTCTCCCTCTAACCCTTTGTGCCACTCTAGCAATTTTTCTTCACATTCCTATAAACTACTTTCTTGTTTCTCACCTCAACATGGGAATCAAAGGCGTTGCCTTAAGTGGGGTATGGACAAATTTCAACCTTGTAGCTTCTTTGATCCTCTACATAGTTTTCTCTGGCACACACAAGAAAACATGGGGTGGTTTCTCATCACAATGTTTCAAACAATGGAAATCACTTCTCAATTTAGCCATACCAAGTTGTCTTTCCGTTTGCCTCGAATGGTGGTGGTACGAAATCATGATTTTGCTATGTGGTTTGTTGATAAATCCAAGAGCAACCGTTGCTTCTATGGGAATCTTGATTCAAACCACTTCATTACTTTACATTTTCCCCTCATCAATAAGCTTTAGTGTCTCCACTAGAGTTGGTAACAAACTAGGAGCTCAAAAGCCATCGAAAGCGAAACTTTCCGCCATAGTAGGACTCTCATGTAGCTTCATTATAGGACTATTTGCTTTGGTTTTTTCCATAATGGTTAGAAACATTTGGGCTAGCATGTTCACTCAAGACAAAGAGATAATCAAAATCACATCTTTGGTTTTACCCTTAATAGGGCTATGTGAGCTTGGAAATTGTCCACAAACAACAGGTTGTGGGGTGCTAAGAGGAACAGCAAGACCAAAAGTAGGTGCAAATATCAATTTTGGTTCTTTTTACATTGTTGGAATGCCTGTGGCAATTTGGTTAGCTTTTTATGTTGGGTTTGATTTTCAAGGACTGTGGCTAGGGTTGCTTGTGGCACAAGGTACTTGTGCTGTGACTATGTTGGTGGTTTTGAGTCAAACGGATTGGGATTGTGAAGCACTAAGAGCTAAGAAATTAACTGGATTAGGATCAACAAGTgatgttaatgttgttgttgatgacaGCAAAGAAGTTGAAGCTGAGAAGTTACTTAAACCTGAAATTAAGGAAGATTCTTCTTAA
- the LOC131612221 gene encoding uncharacterized protein LOC131612221 isoform X2, with protein MYADDAQLDKQLRTTMFSLSGNGFFGAVGRSINLGGQTALALRLLLAAFSSKITSGINRPFGDEFRAARKVSEEIGAQIVLGDRPIEITLQRAWKALNWTQKLSLLRIVISGITSSSEISTNNVEKASSDDGTLQLYEQLSFSYPSLLSPLIHERDTYLAWSLKRSKAVNNCKRVVGVIGKGHMNGVIYSLLADTGDLRFRDLTGKNSSDGGSGGWIDGIVKSLARDTVIGIVLWALYELINGGT; from the exons ATGTATGCTGATGATGCTCAGCTTGACAAACAGTTAAGGACTACTATGTTTTCTTTAAGTGGAAATGGATTTTTTGGAGCTGTCGGTCGCAGCATAAACCTTG GTGGTCAAACTGCTTTAGCCTTGAGATTACTTTTGGCCGCGTTTTCATCAAAGATCACTTCGGGTATTAATCGCCCTTTTGGTGATGAG TTCCGTGCTGCTCGAAAAGTATCAGAGGAAATTGGTGCACAAATAGTTTTGGGAGATAGGCCAATTGAAATAACA CTTCAGAGAGCATGGAAGGCTTTGAATTGGACTCAGAAGTTGAGTTTATTGAGAATAGTTATCAGTGGAATAACATCTTCATCAGAGATTTCTACAAATAACGTTGAG AAAGCAAGTTCAGATGATGGCACACTTCAGCTCTATGAGCAACTGAGTTTTTCGTATCCATCCCTATTGTCACCGCTTATTCATGAACGAGATACT TATCTTGCATGGTCTTTAAAGAGAAGCAAAGCTGTGAATAACTGTAAAAGGGTGGTAGGTGTAATTGGAAAAGGCCACATGAATGGTGTAATATATTCACTGTTAGCTGATACCGGAGATTTGAGGTTTCGAGACCTTACCGGAAAAAACTCATCTGATGGAGGCTCTGGTGGCTGGATTGATGGCATAGTCAAGAGTTTAGCGAGGGACACTGTGATTGGCATTGTCTTATGGGCTTTATATGAACTGATAAATGGTGGAACATAA
- the LOC131643531 gene encoding serine/arginine-rich splicing factor RS40-like isoform X2, which produces MTPHFWILVLDTNLFNTQGFAFIYMEDERDADAAIRALDRIEFGRKGRRLRVEWTKQERGIRRPAERPKRSSRDGRPSKTLFVINFDTNHTRTRDLERHFEPYGKIVSVRIRRNFAFVQYESEDDASKALEATNMSKLLDRVISVEFAARDDDVRRNGHSPERSHDRQRDRSRDGRRSPSPYRRERGSPDYGHGPSPYKRQRSSPDYGHGNSRSRSPYRRERGSPAYVRRSISPYRRERDGSEPVRDNSRSPYHKERGRTNRSPSYSLEEGERIDPPKGHGSDHSPEEGERTDPKKDHGSDHSLEEGERIDPKKDHESDHSPYDAVKDSSENGHYKRHSTDAIGNSSPYNDSRGSPRPDAKVDPKPYNDYGGSPNTMPEPRHSPNYGGPESPIREQYRSQSQSPPAEE; this is translated from the exons ATGACACCTCACTTTTGGATTCTTGTTCTTGACACCAATTTGTTTAATACACAAG GATTTGCTTTTATTTATATGGAAGATGAGAGAGATGCTGATGCTGCAATTCGTGCCCTCGATCGGATTGAGTTTGGTCGGAAGGGCCGTAGACTCCGTGTAGAATGGACAAAG CAAGAACGTGGTATCCGAAGGCCTGCTGAGCGCCCAAAAAGATCTTCACGTGATGGGAGACCTTCAAAGACCTTATTTGTAATTAATTTTGATACAAACCATACCAGAACAAGGGACTTGGAGAGACATTTTGAGCCATATGGTAAGATAGTCAGTGTGAGGATCAGGAggaattttgcatttgttcagtaTGAATCTGAAGATGATGCTTCCAAAGCACTGGAAGCTACAAATATGAG CAAGTTGTTGGATCGGGTTATTTCAGTTGAATTTGCTGCTAGAGATGACGATGTCAGGCGAAATGGACATAGCCCGGAGAGAAGCCATGATCGTCAGCGTGACAGAAGCCGTGATGGAAGGCGATCACCCAGTCCTTATCGTAGAGAAAGGGGTAGTCCTGATTACGGCCATGGGCCTAGTCCATATAAGAGGCAGAGGAGCAGCCCTGATTATGGGCATGGCAACAGCCGTAGTAGAAGCCCCTATCGAAGAGAGCGAGGTAGCCCTGCTTACGTGCGTCGAAGCATTAGTCCTTACAGAAGAGAGAGGGATGGTTCTGAGCCTGTTCGTGACAACAGCCGCAGTCCTTATCACAAAGAGCGGGGGAGAACCAACCGGTCTCCCTCTTATAGTCTCGAAGAAGGAGAGAGGATAGACCCTCCAAAAGGTCATGGATCTGACCATAGTCCTGAAGAGGGAGAGAGGACAGACCCTAAAAAAGATCATGGGTCTGACCATAGTCTCGAAGAGGGAGAGAGGATAGACCCTAAAAAAGATCATGAATCTGACCATAGTCCTTATGATGCTGTGAAGGATAGCTCTGAAAATGGCCATTACAAGAGGCACAGTACTGATGCAATTGGGAACTCCAGCCCATACAATGATTCTAGAGGGAGTCCTAGGCCTGATGCAAAAGTGGACCCCAAACCATACAATGATTATGGAGGGAGCCCAAATACTATGCCTGAACCCAGACACAGTCCCAACTATGGTGGTCCTGAAAGTCCCATTCGTGAACAGTATCGCAG CCAGAGCCAGTCACCCCCTGCAGAAGAATGA